One window of Candidatus Wallbacteria bacterium genomic DNA carries:
- a CDS encoding alkaline phosphatase: MSQKTLRILLVALLFSFQAFSAEHVKNVILMIGDGMGLAQISLAHYVKGQKLNMESVSDTGLATNYCLDSFVTDSAAAGTALATGEKTNSGMISTRPDRTRITTILERFMEKGAKTGLVTTTNITDATPASFASHVPNRSSEEAIALQLVNSGVDVLMGGGSDFFLPVSKKGRRKDGLELFQLAAQKGYSVVRTPAEMNIASGRMLGIFGSSQLDFELNRQDQPNLAAMTGKALNLLSGSDKGFFLMVEGGRIDHAAHDNDPVGAVSELLMFDRAVGIALDFARINGDTLVLITADHETGGLVLSNGDYKIVPEVLKKPIRTAEFLENALAPDCRNAGKVFRTYAGIDLTGAEIALLKNCSQKKNDPSLLKKKGDPGRIAFVTKILNERAKLGWVTYSHSACMVAVMADGPCSEMFTGYMDNTDIPKRIAKAAALK; this comes from the coding sequence ATGTCTCAGAAAACCTTGAGAATTTTGCTCGTAGCTTTGCTGTTCTCTTTCCAGGCCTTTTCGGCTGAGCATGTCAAAAACGTGATCCTGATGATCGGTGATGGAATGGGATTAGCCCAGATTTCCCTAGCGCATTATGTAAAGGGACAAAAACTGAACATGGAATCAGTCAGCGATACCGGACTCGCCACCAACTACTGCCTGGACTCATTCGTTACAGACTCGGCTGCTGCAGGGACCGCACTTGCCACAGGCGAAAAAACCAATTCAGGCATGATTTCCACCAGACCTGACCGCACCAGAATCACCACGATCCTGGAGCGTTTCATGGAAAAGGGAGCTAAGACAGGCCTGGTCACAACCACCAATATCACTGATGCCACGCCTGCCTCGTTCGCATCCCATGTGCCGAACAGGAGCAGTGAAGAAGCAATCGCCTTGCAGCTTGTGAATTCAGGAGTGGATGTGCTGATGGGCGGAGGCTCTGACTTTTTCCTGCCTGTTTCCAAAAAGGGGAGACGTAAAGACGGACTGGAACTTTTCCAGCTCGCTGCCCAGAAAGGTTATTCCGTAGTCCGGACTCCTGCTGAAATGAATATCGCATCAGGCAGGATGCTTGGTATTTTTGGATCTTCACAGCTTGATTTTGAACTGAACAGACAGGACCAGCCAAACCTTGCCGCCATGACCGGAAAAGCGCTGAACCTGTTATCCGGCTCAGACAAAGGCTTTTTCCTGATGGTGGAAGGCGGCAGGATCGACCATGCAGCGCACGACAATGACCCTGTCGGTGCTGTCTCAGAGCTTCTGATGTTCGACAGGGCCGTCGGAATCGCCCTTGATTTCGCGAGGATCAACGGAGACACGCTGGTACTGATCACTGCAGACCATGAGACAGGCGGTCTGGTGCTCAGCAACGGAGACTATAAAATTGTTCCTGAAGTCCTGAAAAAGCCTATCCGCACTGCCGAATTCCTGGAAAACGCGCTGGCACCTGATTGCAGAAATGCCGGGAAAGTGTTCAGAACCTATGCCGGAATCGATCTCACAGGCGCGGAGATAGCACTGCTGAAAAACTGCAGTCAGAAAAAGAATGATCCGAGCCTGCTCAAGAAAAAGGGTGATCCCGGCCGGATCGCGTTTGTGACAAAGATCCTGAATGAAAGAGCGAAGCTCGGTTGGGTCACATACTCTCATTCAGCGTGCATGGTGGCTGTGATGGCAGACGGACCATGCTCGGAAATGTTCACAGGATATATGGATAATACTGATATCCCGAAGCGGATCGCCAAAGCTGCAGCATTGAAATAG
- a CDS encoding TlpA disulfide reductase family protein, whose protein sequence is MNSVKSGLMILFLATSLLHAAPGTGEVSNATMETMVGQYPPVIAVTTLDSREVNIADTIGKKMIVLNFFASWCPPCKRELPEFQKFYQEHSSEVLMLGLSLDYPKDMTTLETVIRENGITYPVALNKDKELPKKFGFKAIPFTAVIGADGKILDCQTKAIANPYEYFTQSLQKVAEQLKAGVAITKEQFVKQCQQDCTGCGGCK, encoded by the coding sequence ATGAATTCAGTAAAGTCTGGATTGATGATCCTGTTTCTGGCAACTTCACTGCTCCATGCAGCCCCTGGAACCGGCGAAGTATCAAACGCCACAATGGAAACAATGGTCGGCCAGTATCCGCCGGTGATAGCTGTCACAACCCTGGACAGCAGGGAAGTGAATATCGCGGATACAATAGGGAAGAAGATGATTGTCCTGAATTTTTTCGCTTCCTGGTGCCCGCCCTGTAAGAGAGAACTTCCTGAATTCCAGAAATTCTACCAGGAACATTCCAGCGAAGTGCTGATGCTGGGTCTGAGCCTTGATTACCCGAAGGACATGACTACACTGGAAACTGTGATCCGGGAGAACGGGATCACCTATCCGGTCGCCCTCAACAAGGACAAGGAACTGCCCAAAAAATTCGGCTTCAAAGCTATACCATTTACTGCGGTGATCGGAGCAGATGGAAAAATCCTGGATTGCCAGACCAAAGCGATTGCCAATCCATATGAGTACTTTACCCAGAGTCTGCAGAAAGTCGCTGAACAGCTCAAAGCCGGTGTGGCGATCACAAAAGAGCAGTTCGTGAAGCAGTGCCAGCAAGACTGCACAGGCTGCGGCGGCTGTAAGTAA
- a CDS encoding glycoside hydrolase, whose product MKFLLFLFLSILISSAAGEEISLKSDSWEINFDPTTLQLKTTAGSGIMLSSAQPEQEISEILDRSAGHVLIIYKKGMKIELSLSGPDLSIDFSASEKSVLDFPLIPLPQAFQALIWPNWEGKFIPLSDQRWQKWLSDEEWNMLDGLTMPFFGLYNPKFTLTFIFENRFHNRLAFSFGSSSSLSTGHNFNPARNDSHQKILISLSPGNPVFPAYRYRNLLIGNRDFFPLSKKLIRTHAVERLMGAIHAYVWGTELLSFDDLPGKWQDFASAIITQSNHENTPGYKLYKLLSGNSRDCLKWITEGKRPGEVMKSMLAEDISSLLRRPDFYDARSFADLALTEEEWALIRKSELNQFELLRLNSMLLCTAFPGCFRNLTDWGYGTSGRMVKMLSDAGIDKARICVPGWEMVDKRPEVVKQAVGMGYLYGTYDSYNSIHDPALSGTDSTWPTAQFDRELYEKGPVVREDGKKAPGFQKKGYILNSKAARPYLEKRVSSIMQSTPFNLYFMDCDAYGQLYDDYAPLHSDTQMDDAAERLRRMCWISDKFNVVLGSEGGCSYFAPAVHFVEGMLTPSIGWGDAEMKNKDSRYFAGKYYPAYGPDIMLLNVPLKDDYLEFHYDPAFRLPLNEIVFHDCFVSMNHWGSGSLKFSNAAGLNSLTELLYLCPPLYHLNPASFESWKEYIISQYKFFSPLHRRFGFSEMTDFQWLTSDRLVQKTVFDGQLELIANFSDDTYAYGSTSIPAKSILAVNPIAGTGIFTPAEHGIK is encoded by the coding sequence ATGAAATTCCTGCTTTTCTTATTCCTGTCAATTCTGATTTCCAGTGCAGCCGGAGAAGAAATCAGCTTAAAGAGTGATTCCTGGGAGATAAACTTCGATCCAACCACCCTTCAACTGAAAACCACGGCAGGAAGCGGAATCATGCTGTCTTCGGCTCAACCGGAGCAGGAAATTTCTGAGATTCTTGATCGATCAGCCGGACATGTTTTGATAATTTATAAAAAAGGGATGAAAATCGAACTCAGCCTGTCAGGGCCGGACTTATCCATAGATTTTTCAGCATCCGAAAAATCGGTACTGGATTTCCCATTGATCCCGCTGCCTCAGGCTTTCCAGGCTCTGATCTGGCCGAACTGGGAAGGCAAATTCATTCCGCTCTCTGATCAGCGCTGGCAGAAATGGCTGTCTGATGAGGAGTGGAACATGCTGGATGGCCTGACCATGCCTTTTTTCGGATTGTACAATCCTAAATTTACCCTGACCTTCATTTTTGAAAATCGTTTTCACAACCGGCTGGCCTTCAGTTTCGGTTCATCCAGCTCTCTTTCAACAGGCCATAATTTCAATCCAGCCAGGAATGACAGCCACCAGAAAATCCTGATCTCACTAAGTCCAGGAAATCCGGTTTTTCCGGCATATCGTTATCGGAACCTTCTGATAGGCAACCGGGATTTTTTCCCGCTGTCAAAAAAACTGATCAGAACCCATGCTGTGGAACGCCTGATGGGTGCGATCCATGCCTATGTCTGGGGAACTGAACTGCTCTCCTTCGACGATCTCCCTGGTAAATGGCAGGATTTTGCCAGTGCAATCATTACCCAGTCCAATCATGAAAACACTCCTGGCTATAAACTTTACAAACTGCTGAGCGGGAATTCGCGTGACTGCCTTAAATGGATCACAGAAGGCAAAAGACCAGGCGAAGTGATGAAATCCATGCTGGCTGAGGATATTTCCTCACTGCTCAGGCGGCCGGATTTTTACGATGCCCGGTCCTTTGCAGACCTTGCACTGACCGAGGAAGAATGGGCTCTGATCAGGAAAAGTGAGCTGAATCAGTTCGAGCTGCTCCGCCTGAACTCCATGCTCCTCTGCACGGCATTTCCAGGCTGTTTCAGAAACTTGACCGACTGGGGTTATGGCACATCAGGCAGGATGGTGAAAATGCTGTCAGACGCAGGCATCGACAAAGCCAGGATCTGCGTGCCTGGCTGGGAAATGGTGGATAAGAGGCCTGAAGTCGTTAAACAGGCAGTCGGGATGGGATATCTCTATGGAACCTATGACTCCTACAACAGTATCCATGACCCTGCTCTCTCAGGCACAGACAGCACCTGGCCCACTGCCCAGTTCGACCGGGAACTCTATGAAAAAGGACCGGTTGTCAGAGAAGACGGAAAAAAAGCGCCGGGATTTCAGAAAAAAGGGTATATCCTGAATTCTAAAGCTGCCCGTCCATATCTTGAGAAACGGGTCAGTTCCATTATGCAAAGCACTCCTTTTAATCTTTATTTCATGGACTGCGACGCGTACGGCCAGCTCTATGATGATTATGCCCCGCTTCATTCAGATACGCAGATGGATGACGCAGCTGAGAGACTCCGCCGGATGTGCTGGATCAGCGACAAATTCAACGTTGTGTTAGGGTCTGAAGGAGGCTGTTCATACTTCGCGCCTGCAGTGCATTTTGTGGAAGGCATGCTGACTCCTTCCATCGGTTGGGGTGATGCTGAGATGAAAAACAAGGATTCAAGATATTTCGCAGGAAAATATTATCCGGCTTATGGTCCGGATATTATGCTGCTCAATGTGCCATTGAAAGATGATTATCTTGAATTTCACTATGATCCGGCTTTCCGCCTGCCTCTCAATGAGATCGTCTTCCACGACTGCTTCGTAAGCATGAATCACTGGGGAAGCGGAAGCCTCAAGTTCAGCAATGCAGCCGGCCTGAATTCCCTGACAGAGCTCCTTTATCTCTGCCCGCCGCTGTACCATCTCAATCCAGCCTCATTTGAGAGCTGGAAGGAATATATCATCAGCCAGTATAAATTTTTCTCTCCCCTGCACCGGCGCTTCGGATTCTCGGAGATGACAGATTTTCAGTGGCTGACTTCTGACAGGCTGGTGCAGAAAACAGTGTTCGACGGCCAGCTCGAGCTGATCGCCAATTTCAGCGACGATACTTATGCTTACGGTTCAACCTCTATTCCAGCTAAAAGCATACTGGCTGTCAATCCGATCGCAGGCACAGGGATATTCACACCGGCTGAACACGGGATAAAGTAG
- a CDS encoding glycoside hydrolase, which translates to MKTAFCTFLLLAAFAIAGERVILQNQRLKINFDPATLAITTGEGIYKIIYSAPQSTLEISAISDKSPNHVSVTYKNGLKIALTILDSDLSIEITAAKKNSLTFPLIPLPQNFQALIWPNLEGKFIPLEDRQWQKWLSARKWNTMDGLTMPFWSLYKQDLTLTYFISNRFHNRLCFNFGPQENISFTHDFQPGQGDAFQTILISPGPGNPILPALKYRKMLSREELATLSEKQVKIPSVGRLKGALHAWLSGTELLSYDDVLPGKWRKFAIELLSQSKIRDPNPGKLISSFLEDPVPSYLKRIALGERPSREMKVILSESLSNLLRKDDFYDQRSFAETALSIETRVLLSKRNLSEPEIFRMNSLLLYSAFPDCLREVSDWGFGTSSRMLNMLQNAGIDRAVLRVSSRELVAVRPEVVKQSVQIGYLFGEYCADNISENIPFNHYFLGNAATGQVYDDFSPAHPATQMDDAREKLSRLCLIRDKYKAVLGSDGGCSYFAPAVHFMEGMHNTLSSIDDSLYFDCDPRFRLPLNEIVFHDCFESLTHREWSGSDKAESFLTLTSLLYLCPPLYRLDPLEFENRQESIVRQYEFFSPLHKKWGFSAMTDFSWLTPDRMVQKTGFGGQLELIANFRTTPYVYLASVIPGRSILAIQPAGETLFTFESRNRAENSYP; encoded by the coding sequence ATGAAAACTGCATTCTGTACTTTTCTGCTGCTGGCAGCTTTCGCTATCGCAGGTGAAAGAGTGATTCTTCAGAATCAGAGGCTGAAAATCAATTTCGATCCAGCCACACTTGCAATCACCACTGGGGAAGGAATTTATAAAATAATCTATTCAGCTCCACAGAGCACTCTGGAAATATCTGCTATCAGCGATAAGTCGCCCAACCATGTTTCTGTCACTTATAAAAACGGCCTGAAAATCGCACTCACAATTCTGGATTCAGACCTGTCCATCGAAATCACAGCCGCAAAAAAAAATAGCTTGACCTTCCCTCTGATTCCTCTGCCCCAGAATTTCCAGGCCCTGATCTGGCCCAACCTGGAAGGAAAATTCATCCCTCTGGAGGACAGGCAGTGGCAGAAATGGCTGTCTGCCAGAAAATGGAACACCATGGACGGTTTGACCATGCCATTCTGGAGTTTGTATAAACAGGACCTGACTTTGACTTATTTCATCTCAAATCGCTTTCATAACAGGCTCTGCTTCAATTTCGGGCCTCAGGAAAACATCTCCTTCACCCATGATTTCCAGCCTGGACAGGGAGATGCCTTTCAGACGATCTTGATTTCTCCCGGACCAGGAAATCCGATTCTTCCTGCCTTGAAATACCGTAAAATGCTCAGCCGTGAAGAACTGGCCACCCTGTCAGAAAAGCAGGTTAAAATCCCGTCAGTCGGACGGCTCAAAGGTGCTCTCCATGCCTGGCTGTCAGGGACAGAACTCCTCTCCTATGATGATGTGTTACCAGGAAAATGGCGGAAATTTGCCATAGAGCTCCTGTCCCAGTCTAAAATTCGAGACCCGAATCCGGGTAAACTGATCTCTTCATTTCTGGAAGATCCTGTGCCTTCCTACCTTAAAAGGATCGCACTTGGAGAACGTCCTTCCAGGGAGATGAAAGTCATTCTCAGTGAATCTCTATCCAATCTTCTTAGGAAAGATGATTTTTATGATCAACGCTCATTCGCTGAAACAGCTTTGTCTATAGAAACCAGAGTCCTGCTGTCAAAAAGAAATCTGAGCGAGCCGGAAATCTTCAGGATGAATTCATTGCTTCTTTATTCGGCATTTCCGGATTGTCTCAGAGAGGTCAGCGACTGGGGTTTTGGAACTTCCAGCCGCATGCTGAACATGCTTCAGAATGCAGGAATCGACCGGGCTGTTCTCCGCGTGTCCAGCCGGGAATTGGTCGCAGTCAGGCCGGAAGTCGTCAAACAATCAGTGCAAATCGGTTATCTCTTTGGTGAATACTGTGCAGACAACATTTCTGAAAACATCCCCTTCAATCATTATTTTCTGGGAAATGCCGCCACAGGTCAGGTTTATGACGATTTTTCCCCTGCCCATCCTGCCACCCAGATGGACGACGCAAGGGAGAAACTCTCACGCCTCTGCCTGATCCGTGATAAATACAAGGCAGTACTCGGCTCAGACGGAGGCTGCTCATACTTCGCTCCTGCAGTGCATTTTATGGAAGGCATGCATAATACCCTCTCTTCAATCGACGATTCCCTGTACTTTGATTGCGACCCGCGATTCCGCCTGCCGCTCAATGAAATCGTTTTTCACGACTGCTTTGAGAGCCTCACTCACCGCGAATGGTCGGGTTCAGACAAAGCCGAGAGTTTTCTCACTCTGACCAGCCTTCTCTATCTCTGCCCTCCGCTGTATCGTCTGGATCCGCTGGAATTCGAAAATCGACAGGAGTCCATAGTCAGGCAGTATGAATTTTTCTCCCCTCTGCATAAAAAATGGGGCTTTTCAGCCATGACAGACTTCAGCTGGCTCACACCTGACAGAATGGTGCAGAAAACCGGATTCGGCGGTCAACTGGAATTGATCGCAAACTTCAGAACAACCCCCTATGTTTACCTCGCCAGTGTAATTCCAGGCAGAAGCATACTGGCAATCCAGCCGGCCGGCGAAACCCTCTTCACTTTTGAATCGCGGAATCGGGCTGAAAATTCATACCCCTGA
- a CDS encoding clostripain-related cysteine peptidase codes for MKKVLIAIFMLTVVLNFEVSAQAQKGILDDLNPWSVDNKFAKLEKESPVAASEKTEKNWAIMVYGCLDIEKQLESALLTEIMDIAAYGNCGGQVHIIAQIDFMSEKKKESRRYYITKDSLNVRAKMANLNTGDPSNFKNFLEWAMSYPAKHRMLYINGHGTGWISGSGPGSILPDQKSFGYDLNSKDCITLLESTSVLEQVLNGGKLDILAFRSCLMDQAETSLQFSRFFNYMVASETSQVGVAQGIISSLFGLQTHFDPAVLDLLSSAPASSPLNVAKAMYDSVRKTNQKVTEIAKFDFQMSCLDLNEIPKLVPGMKKISELLTAGLDSANKSGVIAAVTSARTMSPKFGGIFEGIYETKPDDYEYVDLGSFLTNLTKTMEVLLQNDEGRQLTAQVKEAAASVIEALNTATIAKANPCTDKGSYAVDFFLLPPKEKMVKLYSKLLEPKYQQIDFCQATGWDIFLHKYYGLN; via the coding sequence TTGAAAAAAGTTTTAATCGCGATTTTCATGCTGACAGTTGTTTTGAACTTCGAAGTATCAGCGCAGGCTCAGAAGGGGATTCTGGACGATCTGAATCCATGGTCTGTTGACAACAAATTCGCCAAGCTGGAAAAGGAAAGCCCAGTCGCTGCCTCTGAGAAGACCGAGAAAAACTGGGCCATCATGGTTTACGGCTGCCTGGACATCGAAAAGCAGCTCGAATCAGCCCTGCTTACTGAGATCATGGACATCGCCGCTTACGGCAATTGCGGCGGCCAGGTTCATATCATAGCCCAGATCGACTTCATGTCTGAAAAAAAGAAGGAATCCAGACGATATTACATCACCAAAGACAGCCTCAACGTCAGGGCTAAAATGGCCAATCTCAATACAGGTGATCCGAGTAATTTTAAAAATTTCCTGGAATGGGCCATGTCATACCCAGCCAAACACAGGATGCTCTATATCAACGGCCACGGCACAGGCTGGATCTCCGGCAGCGGCCCTGGTTCCATACTTCCGGATCAGAAATCCTTCGGCTATGACCTGAATTCCAAAGACTGCATCACTCTGCTTGAATCCACTTCAGTGCTGGAGCAGGTGCTCAACGGCGGAAAGCTCGACATACTGGCCTTCCGTTCCTGCCTGATGGATCAGGCAGAAACTTCCCTGCAGTTTTCAAGATTCTTCAACTACATGGTAGCCAGCGAAACTTCGCAAGTGGGCGTAGCTCAGGGCATCATCTCAAGCCTGTTCGGGCTGCAGACTCATTTCGACCCTGCTGTACTCGACCTGCTCAGCTCTGCTCCGGCATCCTCGCCTCTTAATGTGGCAAAAGCCATGTATGACAGCGTCCGCAAGACCAACCAGAAAGTCACTGAGATAGCCAAATTCGATTTCCAGATGTCATGCCTCGATCTGAATGAAATCCCCAAGTTAGTGCCTGGCATGAAGAAGATATCCGAGCTGCTCACAGCAGGCCTTGATTCTGCAAACAAGAGCGGAGTGATCGCTGCAGTGACCAGCGCCAGAACCATGAGCCCCAAATTCGGAGGAATCTTCGAAGGCATCTATGAAACCAAACCCGATGATTACGAATATGTAGACCTTGGCTCATTCCTTACTAATCTGACGAAAACCATGGAAGTGCTCCTGCAGAATGACGAAGGAAGGCAGCTGACGGCTCAGGTGAAGGAAGCAGCAGCCTCAGTGATCGAAGCGCTCAATACCGCCACCATAGCCAAAGCCAATCCTTGCACTGACAAGGGTTCCTATGCGGTAGACTTCTTCCTGCTGCCTCCTAAGGAGAAAATGGTGAAACTCTATTCAAAGCTGCTTGAACCAAAATACCAGCAGATCGATTTCTGCCAGGCAACAGGCTGGGATATCTTCCTGCATAAGTATTACGGATTGAACTGA
- a CDS encoding S41 family peptidase encodes MIRTTTLLLAGVLALQAVFHPVQAETIDKFSSVKIPGALTGYVDLVYRPTIFLSIPKLTTENCPDYLSREQALQDLEMINCLFDDAYSGRFYWENHGVNFPEVYKNISDYIGSVDRVSVAEIEKILADGFSGIIDGHFAFCGNKMHTFYRHKNACFSDLLVEKKGNDYVVIQSGVSGVIAGDLVTDAQRGKFLFQTLAASSREQFLIGTLSYEKIDSITIGFSSGNRKLFLHDCRINESDNGGEVFAVSEREGVPVVRVSTFDFGYDQKLTEYAEYGKILKDKSCFVVNLLSNQGGSDTYSEEFVTNLNGCAHLRLYYAALSSPPVMQSWANLDLENSPDYIQEIILNARKEVETLKKKPVVQWEVEDDSGQQTGNYQGKALFLSNRRSASASEDTLLYSESIPNAVIVGENSGGVATFGEVREYELPNSRIRFLIPSKILLTPGLEEGVGYLPDYWLDSSEPVKEAAAWLKHPESYQFRLEIPAAVEGIDFERWEDADRSCR; translated from the coding sequence ATGATCAGGACAACCACTCTGCTGCTGGCAGGTGTATTGGCATTGCAGGCCGTGTTCCATCCTGTCCAGGCAGAGACGATCGATAAATTTTCTTCTGTCAAGATACCTGGGGCTCTTACCGGATATGTGGATCTGGTGTACAGACCCACGATTTTCCTCTCGATCCCCAAGCTGACCACAGAGAATTGTCCGGACTATCTCAGCCGGGAGCAAGCACTCCAGGATCTGGAGATGATCAACTGTCTTTTTGATGACGCTTACAGCGGCCGGTTTTACTGGGAAAACCACGGGGTGAATTTCCCGGAGGTTTATAAAAACATCTCAGATTATATCGGAAGTGTGGACCGGGTCTCAGTAGCGGAAATAGAAAAAATCTTGGCAGACGGGTTTTCCGGGATAATCGACGGGCATTTTGCGTTCTGCGGAAACAAAATGCACACTTTTTACAGACATAAGAACGCCTGTTTTTCGGATCTTCTGGTGGAAAAGAAGGGGAACGATTATGTGGTGATTCAATCCGGGGTTTCCGGAGTGATTGCCGGAGATCTTGTCACTGACGCTCAGCGCGGGAAATTTTTATTCCAGACTCTCGCTGCTTCCAGCAGGGAGCAATTCCTGATTGGAACTTTGTCTTATGAGAAGATTGATTCCATCACCATAGGGTTCTCTTCCGGAAATCGGAAACTGTTCCTGCATGACTGCAGAATCAATGAATCGGATAATGGGGGCGAAGTTTTCGCGGTTTCAGAGCGCGAAGGAGTTCCGGTAGTGAGAGTGTCCACTTTCGACTTCGGATATGACCAAAAGCTTACTGAATATGCGGAATACGGAAAGATTCTCAAGGACAAATCCTGCTTTGTGGTCAATCTGCTTTCGAACCAGGGCGGTTCTGATACCTATTCGGAAGAATTCGTGACAAATCTGAACGGATGCGCTCATTTGCGCTTATACTATGCCGCCCTGTCTTCTCCTCCTGTGATGCAATCCTGGGCGAATCTGGACCTCGAAAATTCTCCCGATTATATTCAGGAAATAATCTTAAATGCCAGAAAAGAAGTGGAAACACTGAAAAAAAAGCCGGTTGTGCAATGGGAGGTGGAAGACGACAGCGGACAACAGACCGGAAATTATCAGGGCAAAGCATTGTTTCTGTCCAACCGCAGGAGCGCATCGGCAAGCGAAGATACTCTGTTATATTCCGAGTCGATCCCAAATGCCGTAATCGTGGGCGAAAACTCCGGAGGTGTAGCCACCTTTGGCGAGGTCAGAGAATATGAATTGCCGAATTCCAGGATCAGATTCCTGATCCCCTCTAAAATTCTCCTGACACCGGGATTGGAAGAAGGCGTGGGATATCTGCCCGATTACTGGCTTGATTCCAGTGAACCGGTAAAAGAGGCCGCAGCCTGGCTGAAACATCCGGAATCATATCAGTTTAGGCTGGAGATCCCGGCAGCAGTTGAAGGGATTGATTTCGAGAGATGGGAAGATGCCGATCGAAGCTGCCGTTAA
- a CDS encoding TfoX/Sxy family protein encodes MASEKDFVEFIVEQMEGAGAVSCKKMFGEYGIYCSGKMVALVCDDRLFVKPTKSGRDFIGDLTEVPPYPGAKPCFLIEDRFEDREWISELIRITALELPEPARKK; translated from the coding sequence ATGGCGTCAGAAAAAGATTTTGTCGAATTCATTGTTGAGCAAATGGAAGGCGCGGGAGCAGTCTCCTGTAAAAAGATGTTCGGGGAATACGGGATTTACTGCTCCGGCAAAATGGTAGCCCTGGTCTGCGATGATCGTCTGTTTGTCAAGCCGACCAAAAGCGGAAGGGATTTTATCGGCGATCTGACCGAGGTTCCTCCATACCCAGGTGCAAAACCCTGTTTTCTGATCGAAGACAGATTTGAAGACAGGGAATGGATCAGCGAGCTGATCAGGATTACTGCCCTGGAACTCCCGGAACCGGCGAGGAAAAAGTAA
- a CDS encoding 5'-methylthioadenosine/S-adenosylhomocysteine nucleosidase produces MQTPVNAVIVSADTEWKMLRSLLPDFPLKESPFGAWFVMDLNVTAREPGGEVRIVPVIFFQGGWGKISAAASTQYLIDRWKPDFLIVLGTCGGFEGEVERGTLIVAERTIVYDIVERMGNQEQAITHYTTEIDLSGLGIDLPDGALSTLLVSADRDLDPAEVGSLKERFRAVAGDWESGAIAWVAQRNSVKCLIAKAVSDLVGDSGGEAYGNLQTYADNTRKLMRKLLAILPGLIRIS; encoded by the coding sequence ATGCAGACTCCGGTTAATGCCGTGATTGTTTCCGCAGATACGGAATGGAAGATGCTCCGCTCGCTGCTGCCGGACTTCCCGCTCAAGGAATCCCCTTTCGGCGCATGGTTCGTGATGGATCTAAATGTCACAGCCAGGGAACCAGGCGGTGAAGTCAGGATCGTGCCTGTCATTTTTTTCCAGGGCGGCTGGGGCAAGATCTCTGCCGCTGCCTCGACCCAGTATCTGATCGACCGCTGGAAGCCTGATTTTCTGATCGTTCTGGGTACTTGCGGAGGATTTGAAGGAGAGGTGGAAAGGGGTACTCTGATTGTCGCTGAACGCACCATAGTCTATGACATAGTAGAAAGAATGGGAAACCAGGAGCAAGCCATAACCCACTATACGACTGAGATCGATCTTTCAGGCCTGGGTATAGATCTGCCCGACGGAGCGCTCAGCACCCTGCTCGTATCCGCGGACCGCGACCTGGACCCTGCTGAAGTCGGCAGTCTCAAGGAACGCTTTAGGGCAGTGGCAGGCGATTGGGAGTCAGGCGCTATCGCCTGGGTGGCACAACGCAACTCTGTTAAATGCCTGATTGCCAAGGCTGTATCCGACCTGGTGGGAGATTCAGGCGGAGAAGCATACGGAAATCTGCAGACATACGCGGATAACACCAGGAAGCTGATGAGAAAGCTCCTGGCAATTCTACCCGGGCTGATCCGGATTTCCTGA